The Salegentibacter mishustinae genome includes a window with the following:
- a CDS encoding OmpP1/FadL family transporter, producing the protein MKKLLFLGLFGLMAAVTYAGGYRVSLQGQRSLAMGHTGVAVVNNAELAFFNPAGLVYLENKINVAAGASAVFSSVKYQNSEFGLSSETDSPVGTPFYAYGSYRVNDWLTLGLAAYTPYGSSVEWPTDWAGSHLVNTIDLQAIYIQALAAVKISDKLSVGGGPIYVNGSVNFNRNLDRTLTDIDGNRSNVTVDASGVSAFGWSASAMFNATEDLRFGINYRSEIMVEAEGGDATFENIPNSPLTPFQNTEFDASLPMPAELSVGVSYELLDKWLLAFDYNMTYWDVYKSLDLDFANAQIPDSENPRNYKNSSTYRFGLQYLANETITLRVGYYFDESPVQSGYFAPETPRNDAHGFTGGLSVNVSDKFSIDAAFLYNRYEEVDESYAPNPNDFPDYEGAPFEGTYKTSAFIPGLGVTYKL; encoded by the coding sequence ATGAAAAAATTACTTTTCCTGGGCCTTTTTGGTCTAATGGCTGCGGTAACTTATGCCGGTGGGTATAGGGTGAGTCTTCAGGGACAACGATCGCTTGCTATGGGTCACACGGGTGTAGCGGTAGTTAACAATGCCGAACTTGCTTTTTTTAACCCGGCTGGGCTTGTTTATCTTGAAAATAAGATAAATGTAGCTGCTGGTGCCAGTGCCGTATTTTCCAGTGTGAAATACCAAAATTCAGAATTCGGACTTAGTTCTGAAACTGACAGTCCTGTGGGAACTCCTTTTTATGCTTATGGGTCTTATAGAGTAAACGACTGGCTAACTTTAGGTCTTGCTGCTTATACTCCTTATGGAAGTAGCGTAGAATGGCCAACAGATTGGGCTGGATCTCATTTAGTGAATACTATAGATCTTCAGGCGATATATATTCAGGCTTTAGCTGCAGTAAAAATTTCAGATAAATTAAGTGTTGGTGGTGGACCAATCTATGTAAATGGATCGGTGAATTTTAACCGAAACCTGGATCGTACTTTGACCGATATTGACGGAAATCGCTCTAACGTAACTGTAGATGCCAGCGGCGTAAGTGCTTTTGGATGGTCAGCCAGTGCGATGTTTAATGCTACTGAAGATTTGCGTTTTGGTATTAATTACCGAAGTGAAATAATGGTGGAAGCCGAAGGTGGAGATGCTACTTTTGAAAATATTCCAAATTCCCCATTAACTCCTTTCCAGAATACAGAATTTGATGCGTCTTTACCAATGCCAGCTGAGCTTTCTGTAGGAGTTTCTTACGAACTTTTAGACAAATGGCTTCTTGCTTTCGATTATAATATGACTTACTGGGATGTGTATAAGTCTTTAGACCTGGACTTTGCAAATGCACAAATTCCTGATTCTGAAAATCCACGTAATTATAAAAACTCCTCAACTTACAGGTTTGGGTTGCAATATCTTGCCAACGAAACTATTACTTTGAGAGTTGGATATTACTTTGATGAATCTCCAGTACAGTCTGGTTATTTTGCGCCTGAAACTCCAAGAAACGATGCTCACGGGTTTACCGGTGGTCTTTCTGTAAATGTGAGTGACAAATTCTCTATAGATGCTGCCTTCCTTTATAACAGGTATGAAGAGGTAGATGAATCTTATGCTCCAAATCCTAATGACTTTCCGGATTATGAAGGAGCTCCTTTTGAAGGAACTTATAAAACTTCAGCTTTTATTCCTGGACTTGGTGTAACCTACAAATTATAA
- a CDS encoding alpha/beta fold hydrolase translates to MKLNSIIIGEGTPLLILHGFLGMSDNWKTIGSKLAEEKNFQVHLVDQRNHGKSPHTDNHSYELMAEDVAAYCEQHSLSNIILMGHSMGGKTAMLTAANYPDLVKKLIVVDIAPKYYEPHHQQILEGLTALEDAKLESRKDADKLLSEFISEKPVRLFLLKNLNRTSKGDYCLKVNLQTLKDNIEEVGRALPQDKSYSGPTLFIKGANSIYIKKEDRAAIKNQFSEVEFKEIANAGHWVHAEKMDDFYVAVVDFL, encoded by the coding sequence ATGAAATTAAACTCTATAATAATAGGAGAGGGGACACCGCTTTTAATTCTTCACGGATTTTTGGGGATGAGCGATAACTGGAAAACCATTGGTAGCAAACTTGCTGAAGAAAAGAATTTCCAGGTTCACCTTGTAGATCAGCGAAACCACGGTAAAAGCCCGCATACAGATAATCACAGTTATGAACTAATGGCTGAAGATGTTGCAGCCTATTGCGAGCAGCATTCTTTATCAAATATCATTTTAATGGGGCATTCAATGGGTGGTAAAACTGCGATGCTAACTGCTGCAAATTATCCCGATCTAGTAAAAAAGCTTATCGTGGTAGATATTGCTCCAAAATACTATGAGCCACATCATCAGCAAATATTAGAAGGCCTAACCGCTTTGGAAGATGCTAAGCTGGAATCTAGGAAAGATGCCGATAAATTACTTTCAGAATTTATTTCAGAAAAACCGGTGCGACTTTTTCTGCTGAAAAACCTTAATCGTACCTCTAAAGGCGATTACTGTTTAAAAGTTAATCTTCAAACTTTAAAAGATAATATTGAAGAAGTAGGGCGGGCGCTTCCACAGGATAAATCCTATAGCGGCCCTACATTATTTATAAAAGGAGCTAATTCAATTTATATTAAAAAAGAAGACCGGGCGGCAATTAAAAACCAATTTTCGGAAGTAGAATTCAAAGAAATTGCAAACGCAGGGCATTGGGTTCACGCTGAGAAAATGGATGATTTCTATGTAGCTGTTGTTGACTTTCTTTAA
- the porG gene encoding type IX secretion system protein PorG, which produces MRYILVVVILLVFAPKTNSQTFEVGPYIGGANYIGDVGRTNFVLPNSLVGGALLKWNRSPRHAFRFSLLYAEINADDADSNDPRRASRGYSFSNTIAEASLGIEFNFWSFDLHEGHPQSTPYLYTGITYFRADHLLLSADFPNGELENQGANWDFAIPVVFGYKESITRHIVGALEVGVRYTFTDNLDGSWPEEIFGNRMPRREFGNRNTNDWYVFTGVNFTFSWGREPCYSRF; this is translated from the coding sequence ATGAGGTACATATTAGTTGTAGTAATCTTGCTTGTTTTTGCCCCAAAAACAAATTCACAAACATTTGAAGTAGGACCATATATTGGTGGCGCTAATTACATTGGTGATGTAGGCCGAACCAATTTTGTACTTCCAAATAGCCTGGTTGGCGGCGCCCTCCTAAAATGGAATCGCAGCCCACGTCACGCTTTTCGATTTTCGCTTTTATATGCTGAAATAAATGCCGATGATGCCGATTCTAATGATCCCAGAAGAGCGAGCAGAGGCTATTCTTTTAGCAATACTATCGCAGAAGCTTCCCTTGGCATAGAATTTAATTTCTGGAGTTTTGATCTTCACGAAGGTCACCCGCAAAGTACTCCTTATCTTTATACCGGAATAACATATTTTAGAGCCGACCACTTATTACTAAGTGCCGATTTCCCTAACGGGGAATTGGAGAACCAGGGAGCCAACTGGGATTTTGCGATTCCGGTGGTTTTTGGCTACAAAGAAAGTATTACACGCCATATTGTTGGTGCATTGGAAGTGGGCGTACGCTATACGTTTACCGATAATTTAGACGGAAGCTGGCCAGAAGAAATTTTTGGAAATAGAATGCCCAGAAGGGAATTCGGAAATAGAAACACCAACGATTGGTATGTATTCACAGGGGTGAATTTTACCTTTTCGTGGGGAAGAGAACCTTGCTATAGCCGATTTTAA
- a CDS encoding isoprenyl transferase has translation MNYKDNIDLKKLPKHIAIIMDGNGRWARKKGFLRAAGHEEGTTAVRDVVEASAEIGIEHLTLYAFSTENWNRPKLEVDTLMRLLVSSLKKEIKTLQKNNIRLNAIGNLKTLPKKVFRELNEVIEKTRTNDRMVLNLALSYGSREELTSAIREISLKVKNNEITADAIDESVINQHLYTRNFPEVDLLIRTSGEQRISNFLLWQIAYAELYFTKTLWPDFRKENLFEAIYNYQNRERRFGKTSEQLS, from the coding sequence ATGAATTACAAAGACAACATAGACCTTAAAAAACTACCAAAACATATTGCCATAATTATGGATGGCAATGGACGGTGGGCGCGAAAAAAAGGCTTTTTAAGGGCCGCGGGGCACGAAGAAGGCACTACCGCTGTTCGCGATGTTGTAGAAGCTTCAGCCGAAATTGGTATTGAACATTTAACCCTTTATGCTTTTTCTACTGAAAATTGGAATCGCCCAAAATTAGAAGTAGATACTTTAATGCGCTTACTGGTTTCCTCTTTAAAAAAGGAAATAAAGACACTTCAGAAAAATAATATTCGGCTAAACGCGATAGGGAATTTAAAAACCCTTCCGAAGAAAGTATTTCGGGAACTCAACGAGGTTATAGAGAAAACCAGGACTAACGATCGCATGGTGCTTAACCTTGCGCTTAGCTACGGTTCACGGGAAGAATTAACTTCTGCAATACGTGAAATTAGCCTGAAAGTTAAAAATAATGAAATAACCGCCGATGCTATTGATGAATCGGTTATAAATCAGCATCTTTACACCCGAAATTTTCCGGAGGTAGATTTATTAATCAGAACCAGCGGAGAACAACGCATTAGCAATTTCCTATTATGGCAAATTGCTTACGCAGAATTATATTTTACAAAAACTTTATGGCCAGATTTTAGAAAAGAAAATCTTTTTGAAGCCATTTACAATTATCAAAATAGAGAAAGACGATTTGGAAAAACCAGTGAGCAACTTAGTTAG
- a CDS encoding pyridoxine 5'-phosphate synthase: protein MTKLSVNINKIATLRNARGGNIPNVVEAAKKIESFGGQGITVHPRPDERHITYQDVRDLSPIVKTEFNIEGNPVAKFINLVMEAKPAQVTLVPDAEDAITSNAGWDTIKNKKFLQEVIQEFKDNGIRTSIFVDPDEKMIEGAAETGTDRIELYTEDFAVKFSKGDKTGVEPYTKCAELAHQLGLGINAGHDLSLNNIKFFNEQVPHLDEVSIGHALIAEALYMGLETTIKKYLELLK, encoded by the coding sequence ATGACGAAATTAAGTGTAAATATCAATAAAATTGCCACTTTGCGAAATGCTCGTGGAGGCAACATTCCTAATGTAGTTGAAGCAGCTAAGAAAATAGAGTCTTTTGGCGGGCAGGGAATCACCGTGCACCCAAGACCAGATGAACGCCATATTACTTATCAAGATGTTCGGGATCTTTCTCCTATTGTGAAAACCGAATTTAATATAGAAGGAAATCCGGTAGCGAAATTTATTAATCTGGTGATGGAAGCTAAACCAGCGCAGGTTACTTTGGTGCCCGATGCTGAAGATGCAATTACTTCTAACGCTGGTTGGGATACCATTAAAAATAAGAAATTTCTCCAGGAAGTGATTCAGGAGTTTAAAGATAATGGTATTAGAACTTCAATTTTTGTAGATCCAGATGAAAAAATGATAGAAGGAGCTGCAGAAACAGGAACAGACAGAATTGAATTATATACCGAAGATTTTGCGGTGAAATTTTCAAAAGGCGATAAAACTGGAGTAGAGCCGTATACGAAATGTGCAGAATTAGCGCATCAATTAGGTTTAGGAATTAATGCTGGGCATGACCTTTCCTTAAATAATATTAAGTTTTTTAATGAGCAAGTTCCACATCTTGATGAAGTTTCCATTGGCCACGCACTAATCGCTGAAGCCTTATATATGGGATTAGAAACAACGATTAAAAAATATCTTGAACTTCTGAAATAA
- a CDS encoding CBS domain-containing protein encodes MKMDDFIINDVSIRHFSDKIGEVQDLFNQLTYSHLPVENNGIYMGCISENDIRCFEAEKSLEDYQYALEGFFVRNTDFWLDILERFAQNNTNILPVLDEENHYLGYVELNEIISLFNETPFLSEAGNIIVIQKGIKDYSFSEIVQIVESNSANILGSFISKLENDIVQITIKLSPSGINEIIQSFRRYGYKIISEHREDNFNKNLRDRSKYLDKYMNI; translated from the coding sequence ATGAAGATGGATGATTTTATAATTAACGATGTTTCCATAAGGCATTTTTCTGATAAAATTGGGGAAGTCCAGGACTTGTTCAATCAGTTAACCTATTCGCATTTGCCGGTAGAAAACAACGGTATTTATATGGGCTGCATTTCAGAAAATGATATTCGTTGCTTTGAAGCCGAAAAGTCTTTAGAAGATTATCAATATGCCTTAGAAGGTTTTTTTGTGAGAAATACAGATTTTTGGCTGGATATTTTAGAACGTTTTGCGCAAAACAACACCAATATTTTACCGGTTTTAGATGAAGAAAACCATTATCTAGGTTATGTTGAACTAAACGAGATTATTTCCCTTTTTAACGAAACTCCGTTTTTAAGCGAAGCGGGAAATATTATCGTAATCCAAAAAGGAATTAAGGATTATTCCTTTAGTGAGATCGTGCAGATTGTAGAATCTAATAGCGCAAATATTCTTGGTTCATTTATTTCGAAATTGGAAAACGACATAGTTCAAATCACCATAAAATTAAGCCCTTCTGGAATAAATGAGATCATTCAATCTTTCCGTAGGTATGGCTATAAAATTATTTCTGAACACCGGGAAGATAATTTCAACAAAAATCTCAGAGACCGCTCTAAGTATTTAGATAAATATATGAATATATGA
- a CDS encoding NAD kinase codes for MKVGIYGQFYHTNAGTYIAQLLELLKRKNINVIIEKDFLELIHLNKTINEDYSYFSTFEELDNSFDLFFCIGGDGTILKSINYIRNLDIPIVGINTGRLGFLATIQKEEIKDSLETILQKDYSISSRSVLNISTNPPSHDPVFKNIALNEIAVSRKNTTSMITVDTWLNDQYLNSYWADGLIVSTPTGSTGYSLSCGGPVITPDAASIIITPIAPHNLNARPLVIKDDTKITLRVSGREDSHLVSMDSRIATLENDTEIIIQKAPYAINLVELNEDSFLQTLRKKLMWGEDKRN; via the coding sequence ATGAAAGTAGGCATCTACGGTCAGTTTTATCACACCAATGCCGGGACTTATATAGCACAGCTTCTGGAATTACTGAAGCGTAAAAACATCAATGTAATTATTGAAAAAGATTTCCTGGAACTTATTCATTTGAATAAGACTATTAATGAAGATTATTCTTACTTCAGCACTTTTGAAGAACTGGATAACAGCTTCGATTTATTCTTTTGCATTGGCGGTGATGGTACTATTCTAAAATCTATTAATTACATCCGGAATTTAGACATCCCAATTGTTGGGATTAACACAGGAAGGTTAGGTTTTTTGGCGACCATTCAAAAGGAAGAAATTAAAGATAGCCTGGAAACTATTTTGCAAAAAGATTACAGTATTTCTTCCCGAAGTGTACTAAATATTAGCACCAACCCTCCCAGTCACGATCCTGTCTTTAAAAATATCGCTTTAAACGAGATTGCCGTAAGCCGAAAAAACACCACCTCTATGATCACGGTAGACACCTGGCTAAACGATCAATATCTAAACTCCTACTGGGCAGATGGCTTAATTGTTTCTACACCAACGGGATCTACGGGCTATTCTCTTAGCTGCGGCGGCCCGGTAATTACACCAGATGCGGCATCTATTATTATCACACCCATTGCGCCGCATAATTTAAATGCCCGTCCTTTAGTAATTAAAGACGACACCAAAATAACACTTCGGGTTTCAGGAAGAGAAGATTCTCACCTGGTGTCCATGGACTCCCGAATTGCCACCCTTGAAAATGACACCGAGATCATTATTCAAAAAGCACCCTACGCGATAAATCTTGTTGAACTTAATGAAGATAGTTTTCTTCAAACCCTCAGAAAAAAGCTCATGTGGGGAGAAGATAAACGCAATTAA